A single Sphingomonas kaistensis DNA region contains:
- a CDS encoding PEPxxWA-CTERM sorting domain-containing protein has protein sequence MGKTFIAAAALAAATLATPASAAIIISTGGNTAQGQTVQFNTQQTGTTITGTTNQTNTPVTFTRVGGGGSLASDAAGQAVVINNGSDPSNLTGTVAVDLFGNTAASYIEFNLPGIPGTPPPAESTTVLIQALSTDGLTVLASNELELNGNGQNYFNITGTNGDTFGGFRITLAPVDTGVGALQNVRVITSVAAAVPEPGTWALMLLGFGGVGVSMRRRRSKVLMQVA, from the coding sequence ATGGGCAAGACATTCATTGCCGCGGCCGCGCTTGCGGCGGCGACCCTGGCGACGCCGGCAAGTGCCGCCATCATCATCAGCACGGGCGGCAACACCGCGCAGGGCCAGACGGTCCAGTTCAACACGCAGCAGACCGGCACCACCATCACCGGCACTACCAACCAGACCAACACGCCGGTGACCTTCACCCGAGTCGGCGGTGGTGGATCGCTGGCGTCGGACGCGGCTGGCCAGGCGGTTGTCATCAACAACGGTTCGGATCCCAGCAATCTGACCGGAACGGTGGCCGTCGATCTGTTCGGCAACACTGCCGCCAGCTACATCGAATTCAACCTCCCCGGCATCCCCGGCACTCCGCCGCCTGCCGAGTCGACCACGGTTCTCATTCAGGCGTTGTCGACCGACGGCTTGACCGTTCTTGCTTCCAACGAGCTGGAGCTGAACGGTAATGGTCAGAATTACTTCAACATCACGGGCACCAATGGTGACACCTTCGGTGGTTTCCGCATCACGCTGGCGCCGGTCGATACGGGCGTCGGTGCACTGCAGAACGTCCGCGTGATCACCTCGGTCGCCGCCGCGGTGCCGGAGCCCGGCACCTGGGCGCTGATGCTGCTCGGCTTCGGCGGGGTCGGCGTGTCGATGCGCCGCCGTCGTTCCAAGGTGCTGATGCAGGTCGCCTGA
- a CDS encoding PEPxxWA-CTERM sorting domain-containing protein: protein MKTAIFAGALALAVSASPAAAATNLLANGSFENGFTGWTVNLGPLPQGTAPVVINYNQASNYPTGAFGEAIGTNNVSSASPDAVGSRLAYFSSDTASPHTLSQLVNLVAGVRYDIGFDYYAPANGISNPFDATLGFLVNGASVGSVLTAGSPSGTPAQTWLNFSSSFVATSTGAQNVAFRFNGGGVTAADFGVDRVYVTAAVPEPGTWALMLIGFGAVGASMRRTRRVKPILQAA from the coding sequence ATGAAAACCGCAATTTTTGCTGGCGCATTGGCGCTAGCCGTTTCGGCCAGCCCGGCAGCCGCAGCGACCAACCTGCTGGCAAACGGCAGTTTCGAAAATGGTTTCACGGGCTGGACCGTCAACCTCGGCCCGTTGCCGCAAGGCACCGCGCCCGTCGTGATCAATTACAACCAGGCGTCGAACTATCCGACGGGGGCGTTTGGCGAAGCCATCGGCACCAACAACGTGTCGAGCGCAAGCCCGGATGCGGTCGGTTCGCGCCTGGCTTACTTTTCGTCCGACACCGCCAGCCCCCACACCTTGTCGCAGCTGGTGAACCTCGTCGCGGGCGTCCGCTACGACATCGGGTTCGACTATTATGCGCCGGCCAACGGCATCAGTAATCCGTTCGATGCCACCCTTGGCTTCCTCGTGAACGGCGCTTCGGTCGGCTCGGTGCTCACCGCGGGCAGCCCATCGGGCACTCCGGCCCAGACCTGGCTGAACTTCAGCTCGTCGTTCGTGGCGACCTCCACCGGTGCGCAGAACGTCGCGTTTCGCTTCAATGGCGGCGGCGTGACGGCGGCCGACTTCGGCGTCGACCGTGTCTATGTGACGGCGGCCGTTCCGGAGCCGGGCACCTGGGCCTTGATGCTGATCGGCTTCGGCGCGGTCGGTGCCTCGATGCGTCGTACGCGCCGGGTGAAACCGATCCTGCAAGCCGCGTAA
- a CDS encoding JAB domain-containing protein, giving the protein MLQRAESPVALNGVEASRTFFAPCFADATTESLWVAHLDDQARCIHLVSYDGNEQAVDIPVRAIIGDAIRLDSAGILLAHNHPSGQAIPSRSDKVATRALMIAAEVIDLTLVDHLIFAGTDCASFRRMGLL; this is encoded by the coding sequence ATGCTTCAGCGTGCCGAATCTCCTGTTGCATTGAACGGTGTCGAGGCGAGTCGCACTTTCTTCGCTCCCTGCTTCGCCGACGCCACCACCGAAAGCCTGTGGGTCGCGCACCTCGACGACCAGGCCCGCTGCATCCACCTCGTCAGCTACGACGGGAATGAGCAAGCGGTCGACATCCCGGTGCGCGCGATCATCGGTGATGCTATTCGCCTCGACAGCGCGGGGATCCTCCTCGCCCACAATCACCCAAGCGGGCAGGCCATCCCCTCGCGCTCCGACAAGGTCGCCACCCGCGCCCTGATGATTGCCGCCGAGGTGATCGACCTGACGCTGGTCGATCACCTCATCTTCGCCGGGACCGATTGCGCGAGCTTCCGCCGGATGGGGCTGCTCTAG
- a CDS encoding thymidylate synthase: MQAYHHLMAQVLAEGVPQQDRTGTGTLSLFGAQMRFDLADGFPLVTTKKLHLRSIIVELLWFLKGDTNVRWLQERKVSIWDEWADETGELGPVYGKQWRDWETADGRHIDQIRELVDLIRKDPASRRQIVTAWNPGELGRMALAPCHCLFQTQVAAGRLNLQLYQRSADLFLGVPFNIASYALLTHMLARECGLEPGTFVWTGGDVHLYSNHLDQARLQLGREVRPLPRLRIKDRGQDLFSYDLEDFEVVGYDPHPHISAPVAV; this comes from the coding sequence ATGCAGGCTTATCATCACCTCATGGCGCAGGTCCTGGCCGAGGGCGTGCCCCAGCAAGACCGCACCGGCACCGGCACGCTGTCGCTGTTCGGGGCGCAGATGCGTTTCGATCTTGCCGATGGTTTTCCGCTGGTCACGACCAAGAAGCTGCACCTGCGCTCGATCATCGTCGAACTGCTGTGGTTCCTCAAGGGCGACACCAATGTGCGCTGGCTGCAGGAGCGCAAGGTCAGCATCTGGGACGAATGGGCGGACGAGACGGGCGAGCTCGGCCCTGTCTACGGCAAGCAGTGGCGCGACTGGGAAACGGCGGACGGGCGCCATATCGACCAGATCCGCGAGCTCGTCGACCTGATCCGCAAGGACCCGGCGAGCCGGCGGCAGATCGTTACCGCCTGGAACCCGGGCGAGCTCGGGCGAATGGCGCTGGCCCCGTGCCATTGCCTGTTCCAGACGCAGGTCGCGGCCGGGCGGCTCAACCTCCAGCTGTATCAGCGCAGCGCCGACCTGTTCCTCGGCGTGCCGTTCAACATCGCTTCCTATGCCCTGCTGACGCACATGCTGGCGCGCGAATGCGGCCTGGAGCCGGGCACCTTCGTGTGGACCGGGGGCGACGTGCATCTTTATTCCAACCATCTCGACCAGGCGCGGCTTCAGCTCGGCCGAGAGGTAAGGCCCCTGCCCCGGCTTCGAATCAAGGACCGGGGACAGGACCTGTTCAGCTATGATCTGGAAGATTTCGAGGTGGTCGGATACGATCCGCACCCGCATATTTCCGCCCCGGTCGCGGTGTAA
- a CDS encoding PAS domain-containing protein → MGFLRPADWPTGLMGVVGMMLRSPAAMVLLWGETGLMIYNDAYAVLTQGVNKIALPVAEAWPEIADWNHERLAVARSGRTETYRNQRIVLHRHGRQDVIYFDLAYSPVLDDAGAIGGMMVVVTETTQEVLQDEMRAAAELRQRAMLDQMPGFAAVLTGPDHVFAYVNDAYREIGGEREYLGRPVKEVFPELESQGFFQILDRVYASGERFVANGIELQLSQNDNSSFVELLYEPIRDDAGQVIGIFVGGYDSTTIHRAVANLAEREAFLSEVLRSSTDCIKVLDLDGRLTFMSEGGQKVMEIDDFAAVAECPWPSFWEGEGNTHAKDALAAAREGRTAKFIASANTYKGNPKWWDVSVAPILGPDGKPAKILSVSRDTTELVEAQAQQRLLNAELGHRLKNVLTMVQAIASQTFRRAANVDEAAEAFAARLTAFGKATDVLTATAWDEASLKDIVASGLSAAEGFAERIEIEGGDMMVPGSAGLALTLALHELATNACKYGALSNEDGKVQIGWEATDHDPTSKRFRFNWKEVGGPPVSAPQKRGFGSRMIERSLNPISTATRPCGSIPRASNSRSMLRCRPPTGRGRVERMAADLTSNSILVVEDEPFVRDDLVDFFEDRGFTVYAAGDADEAIAILKRHPPIFAVLTDIEMPGSMDGLRLAHYVRDRHPPTLLLVASGVVRPKPEDLPVDALFFAKPFNPRVLLQQIRQA, encoded by the coding sequence GTGGGTTTCCTTCGCCCCGCCGACTGGCCGACCGGTCTCATGGGCGTAGTCGGCATGATGCTGCGTTCGCCCGCCGCCATGGTGCTGCTGTGGGGCGAGACGGGGCTGATGATCTACAACGACGCTTATGCGGTGCTGACGCAGGGCGTGAACAAGATCGCGCTGCCGGTGGCCGAAGCCTGGCCCGAGATCGCCGACTGGAACCACGAACGGCTGGCGGTCGCGCGCAGCGGTCGGACCGAAACCTATCGCAACCAGCGCATCGTGCTTCATCGCCACGGCCGGCAGGACGTCATCTACTTCGACCTCGCGTATTCGCCCGTGCTCGACGATGCGGGCGCGATCGGCGGCATGATGGTGGTGGTGACCGAGACCACGCAGGAAGTGCTGCAGGACGAGATGCGCGCCGCCGCGGAACTGCGGCAGCGGGCGATGCTCGATCAGATGCCAGGCTTCGCCGCGGTGCTGACCGGGCCGGATCACGTCTTCGCCTACGTCAACGACGCGTATCGCGAGATCGGCGGCGAGCGCGAGTATCTCGGGCGCCCGGTGAAAGAGGTCTTCCCCGAACTCGAAAGCCAGGGCTTCTTCCAAATTCTCGACCGGGTCTACGCCAGCGGCGAGCGTTTCGTCGCGAACGGGATCGAGTTGCAGTTGTCGCAGAACGACAACAGCAGTTTTGTCGAATTGCTCTACGAACCGATCCGCGACGATGCCGGACAGGTCATCGGAATCTTCGTCGGCGGATACGATTCGACCACGATTCACCGCGCGGTCGCCAATCTGGCCGAACGCGAGGCGTTCCTCAGCGAAGTGCTGCGCAGTTCGACCGATTGCATCAAGGTGCTCGACCTCGATGGCCGCCTGACCTTCATGAGCGAAGGCGGGCAAAAGGTGATGGAGATCGACGATTTCGCCGCGGTCGCCGAATGCCCGTGGCCGTCATTCTGGGAAGGCGAGGGAAATACCCACGCCAAGGACGCGCTCGCCGCCGCGCGCGAAGGCCGGACGGCGAAGTTCATCGCCTCCGCCAACACCTACAAGGGCAATCCCAAATGGTGGGACGTTTCGGTCGCCCCGATCCTCGGTCCCGACGGCAAGCCCGCCAAGATCCTGTCGGTGTCGCGCGACACCACCGAACTGGTCGAAGCGCAGGCACAGCAGCGGCTGCTCAACGCCGAGCTTGGCCACCGGCTCAAGAACGTCCTGACCATGGTCCAGGCGATCGCCAGCCAGACCTTCCGCCGCGCTGCCAATGTGGACGAAGCGGCCGAAGCCTTTGCAGCGCGATTGACCGCGTTCGGGAAAGCGACCGATGTGCTGACCGCCACCGCTTGGGACGAGGCGTCGCTGAAGGATATCGTCGCGTCGGGGCTGAGCGCAGCCGAGGGCTTCGCTGAGCGGATCGAGATCGAAGGCGGCGACATGATGGTTCCGGGGTCCGCCGGCCTTGCCCTGACCCTCGCCCTTCACGAACTGGCAACCAATGCCTGCAAATATGGAGCGCTCAGCAACGAGGACGGAAAGGTCCAGATCGGATGGGAAGCCACCGATCACGACCCCACGTCGAAACGCTTTCGTTTCAATTGGAAAGAAGTCGGCGGCCCGCCGGTTAGCGCTCCTCAGAAGAGAGGCTTCGGATCGCGGATGATCGAGCGTTCACTCAATCCTATTTCGACGGCAACGCGACCTTGCGGTTCGATCCCGCGGGCGTCGAATTCGCGATCGATGCTGCGATGCCGACCTCCGACCGGCCGCGGAAGGGTTGAGAGGATGGCGGCAGACCTCACATCCAACAGCATCCTCGTCGTCGAGGACGAACCCTTCGTGCGCGACGACCTGGTCGATTTCTTCGAGGATCGCGGCTTTACCGTGTATGCCGCGGGCGATGCCGACGAGGCGATCGCTATTCTGAAGCGCCACCCGCCGATCTTCGCGGTGCTGACCGATATTGAAATGCCCGGGTCGATGGATGGCCTGCGCCTGGCGCATTACGTTCGCGATCGGCATCCGCCGACGCTGCTGCTGGTCGCCTCGGGCGTGGTCCGGCCGAAGCCCGAAGACCTGCCGGTGGACGCGCTGTTCTTTGCCAAGCCGTTCAATCCGCGCGTGCTGCTCCAGCAGATCCGCCAGGCCTGA
- a CDS encoding S9 family peptidase, which translates to MRHLLLLGALSLAMSTTALSQTRAAPGAGYQQPPAPIAQILDTRPTPAPLIDPTRSRMALLERANLPSIAELAEPDLKLAGYRINPRNNGQANSRVAWLTGLSLQNVAGGTARAVALPAGTRFISPSWSPDGQRLAFLVDRPAGLELWVADAATGKARKLTAPIVNAAATGAAFAWMPDNRSILVRAVPAGRGAAPSAQAAPVPIVQVNEGRTAPVRTYQDLLKNSGDERLFDHYFTAQPTLVSVSDGASRKVGVPGVYLGLSPSPDGRYLLMTRVKKPYSYNVPAALFPTEIVITDLNGRTVKQLADLPLRDDVPPQFDAVAPGPRSAQWRVDKPATVAWVEAQDGGDARKKVEVRDRLLELAAPFTGTPRTLADMKDRYAGVVWGKDDVAYLETQWWNDRRETRMLLNPAAGTAKVLLTRNFQDRYNDPGEPITTLNAAGRPVLLFGADGRSIFQSGAGARREGEFPFVDRVDLAGGQATRVWQSAAPYYEDVVAVLDNEGKRLVTRRESRTEPPNLYLRTVGANDPRPLTQFPDPAPQLAGVTQQLITYKRKDGVDLSGTLYLPAGYNKERDGPLPLVMWAYPTEYTDPKVAGQVVDTDNRFTRPGGISHLFLLTQGYAVLDDPKMPIVGADGKEANDTYIEQLTSSAEAAVDAVVKMGVASRDRIAVGGHSYGAFMTANLLAHSDLFRTGIARSGAYNRTLTPFGFQAEQRTYWEAVDTYTKMSPFTYAPRIKEPILLIHGEADDNSGTFPVQSERFYAALKGAGANVRYVVLPYEAHGYRARESVGHTLWEMTNWLDRYLKPAKK; encoded by the coding sequence ATGCGTCATTTGTTGCTGCTCGGGGCGTTGTCGCTTGCCATGAGCACCACCGCCCTCAGTCAGACCCGTGCCGCGCCCGGTGCGGGCTATCAGCAACCGCCGGCACCGATCGCGCAGATCCTCGACACCAGGCCGACCCCGGCCCCGCTGATCGACCCGACCCGCAGCCGGATGGCGCTGCTCGAGCGGGCCAATCTGCCTTCCATCGCCGAACTGGCCGAGCCTGACTTGAAGCTCGCCGGCTATCGCATCAACCCGCGCAACAACGGGCAGGCGAACAGCCGCGTCGCCTGGCTGACCGGCCTGTCGCTGCAAAACGTCGCGGGCGGCACCGCGCGCGCCGTGGCGCTGCCGGCGGGCACCCGCTTCATCTCGCCCTCCTGGTCGCCCGACGGCCAGCGGCTGGCGTTCCTGGTCGACCGGCCGGCCGGCCTCGAACTATGGGTTGCCGACGCCGCCACCGGCAAGGCGCGCAAGCTGACCGCACCGATCGTCAACGCCGCCGCAACGGGCGCGGCCTTCGCCTGGATGCCCGACAATCGCTCGATCCTGGTCCGCGCGGTGCCCGCAGGCCGCGGGGCGGCACCCTCGGCGCAGGCCGCGCCGGTGCCGATCGTGCAGGTCAACGAAGGCCGCACCGCGCCCGTCCGCACCTATCAGGACCTTCTCAAGAACAGCGGCGACGAGCGGCTGTTCGACCATTATTTCACTGCCCAGCCAACTCTCGTCTCGGTCTCCGACGGCGCCAGCCGCAAGGTCGGCGTTCCCGGCGTCTATCTCGGCCTCTCCCCCTCGCCCGACGGCCGCTACCTGCTGATGACACGGGTCAAGAAGCCCTACAGCTACAACGTCCCCGCCGCGCTGTTCCCGACCGAGATCGTCATCACCGATCTGAATGGCCGCACCGTCAAGCAGCTCGCCGACCTGCCGCTGCGCGACGACGTGCCGCCGCAGTTCGACGCGGTCGCGCCCGGGCCGCGTTCGGCCCAGTGGCGCGTCGACAAGCCCGCCACTGTCGCCTGGGTCGAAGCGCAGGACGGCGGCGACGCGCGTAAGAAGGTCGAGGTGCGCGACCGCCTGCTCGAGCTTGCGGCGCCCTTCACCGGGACGCCCCGTACGCTGGCAGACATGAAGGACCGCTATGCCGGCGTCGTGTGGGGCAAGGACGATGTCGCCTATCTCGAGACCCAATGGTGGAACGACCGCCGCGAAACGCGGATGCTGCTTAACCCGGCGGCGGGCACAGCCAAGGTCCTGCTCACCCGCAACTTCCAGGATCGCTACAACGACCCGGGCGAGCCGATCACGACCCTGAACGCTGCGGGCCGCCCGGTGCTGCTGTTCGGCGCCGATGGCCGCAGCATCTTCCAGTCGGGGGCCGGCGCGCGCCGCGAAGGCGAATTCCCGTTCGTCGATCGGGTCGATCTGGCCGGCGGGCAGGCGACCCGCGTGTGGCAAAGCGCCGCGCCTTACTACGAAGACGTGGTCGCGGTGCTCGACAATGAGGGCAAACGCCTCGTCACTCGCCGCGAAAGCCGGACCGAGCCGCCCAACCTTTACCTGCGCACCGTCGGCGCCAACGATCCGCGCCCGCTGACCCAATTCCCCGATCCCGCGCCGCAGCTCGCGGGCGTGACGCAGCAGCTGATCACCTACAAGCGCAAGGACGGGGTCGACCTGTCGGGCACGCTCTACCTGCCTGCCGGCTACAACAAGGAGCGCGACGGGCCGCTGCCGCTCGTCATGTGGGCCTATCCGACCGAATATACCGATCCCAAGGTCGCCGGGCAGGTCGTCGACACCGACAACCGCTTCACCCGGCCGGGCGGGATCAGCCACCTGTTCCTGCTGACCCAGGGCTATGCGGTGCTCGACGATCCCAAGATGCCGATCGTCGGTGCCGACGGGAAAGAAGCCAACGACACCTATATCGAGCAGCTCACTTCCTCGGCGGAAGCGGCGGTCGATGCGGTGGTGAAGATGGGCGTCGCCTCGCGCGACCGGATCGCGGTCGGCGGGCACAGCTATGGCGCCTTCATGACCGCCAATCTGCTGGCGCACAGCGACCTGTTCCGCACCGGAATCGCCCGCTCGGGCGCCTACAATCGCACGCTCACCCCGTTCGGCTTCCAGGCCGAGCAGCGGACCTATTGGGAAGCGGTCGACACCTATACCAAGATGAGCCCGTTCACGTACGCGCCCCGGATCAAGGAGCCGATCCTGCTGATCCACGGTGAGGCGGACGACAATAGCGGGACCTTCCCGGTGCAGAGCGAACGCTTCTATGCGGCGCTGAAGGGGGCAGGCGCCAACGTCCGCTACGTGGTGCTGCCGTATGAAGCCCACGGCTACCGCGCGCGCGAAAGCGTCGGCCACACCTTGTGGGAAATGACCAACTGGCTCGACCGCTATCTGAAGCCGGCCAAGAAGTGA
- a CDS encoding NUDIX domain-containing protein yields the protein MLGRILHLGVYAFQTLRRGVWFLSRPRTQGVHAIPLTPEGKLVLVKLSYAKGWRLPGGGRKADEDPVAAILRELREEIGLTAYEAIEPVCEFEHRPDFRRGQATLFIVRDVEYQPRWSLEVKDVEAFDLSALPTDLAAITHKLLDLARLGRS from the coding sequence ATGCTCGGGCGTATCCTGCATCTCGGCGTCTACGCCTTCCAGACCCTCCGGAGAGGGGTGTGGTTCCTCTCGCGGCCGCGCACCCAGGGCGTGCACGCCATTCCGCTGACGCCCGAGGGGAAGCTCGTCCTCGTCAAACTGAGCTACGCCAAGGGCTGGAGACTGCCGGGCGGCGGACGAAAAGCCGACGAGGATCCCGTCGCGGCCATCCTTCGCGAATTGCGCGAAGAGATCGGCTTGACGGCCTACGAGGCGATCGAACCCGTCTGCGAATTCGAACACCGCCCCGACTTCCGCCGCGGCCAGGCCACCCTCTTCATCGTGCGCGACGTCGAGTATCAGCCGCGCTGGTCGCTGGAGGTGAAGGACGTAGAGGCTTTCGACCTCAGCGCACTGCCGACCGACTTGGCCGCGATCACTCACAAGCTGCTTGATTTAGCCAGGCTCGGCCGAAGCTAG
- a CDS encoding integration host factor subunit beta — protein sequence MIRSELVNKLCHDFPDLSQREIEAVVTGIFNEITAQLAKGGRVELRGFGAFSTRQRDARTGRNPRTGEQVAVDAKKVPYFKPGKEMRERLNLTEVTAE from the coding sequence ATGATCCGGTCGGAACTGGTCAACAAGCTTTGCCACGACTTTCCCGATCTCTCGCAGCGCGAGATCGAGGCGGTGGTCACCGGCATCTTCAACGAGATTACCGCCCAGCTTGCCAAGGGCGGCCGGGTCGAACTGCGCGGCTTCGGCGCCTTTTCCACCCGCCAACGCGACGCCCGCACCGGGCGCAACCCGCGCACCGGCGAACAGGTCGCGGTGGACGCCAAGAAGGTGCCCTATTTCAAGCCCGGCAAGGAAATGCGCGAGCGGCTGAACCTGACGGAAGTCACCGCCGAATAA
- the rpsA gene encoding 30S ribosomal protein S1, which produces MATVANPTRDDFAAMLNESLGGENEAFEGRVVIGTVTAIENDLAVIDVGLKSEGRVPLREFAAPGQKAELKVGDQVEVFVDRVENSQGEAMLSRDRARREAAWDKLEGEFAEEKRVEGVIFGRVKGGFTVDLGGAVAFLPGSQVDIRPVRDVQPLMDIPQPFQILKMDRRRGNIVVSRRAILEETRAEQRSGLIQSLAEGQVIEGVVKNITDYGAFVDLGGIDGLLHVTDISYKRVNHPSEVLEIGATVKVQIIRINRETQRISLGMKQLESDPWEGAQAKYPVDGVFQGRVTNITEYGAFVELEPGIEGLVHVSEMSWTKKNVHPGKIVSTSQEVEVKILEVDDEKRRISLGLKQAQTNPWNDFAEKHPVGSQVEGEVKNATEFGLFIGLDGDVDGMVHMSDIAWGVSGEEALALHHKGETVQAVVLDVDVEKERISLGMKQLERGGVVAGGATGGDSTRKGEVKTVTVLEVMDGGLTVQVGDDGPTGFIKRSDLGRDRDEQRPERFQVGQKFDAQVTGTDRSKKPTFSIKAMQISEEKQAVAQYGSSDSGASLGDILGAALERANKK; this is translated from the coding sequence ATGGCCACTGTTGCCAATCCCACCCGCGACGATTTCGCCGCGATGCTCAACGAAAGCCTTGGCGGCGAGAACGAGGCCTTTGAAGGCCGCGTCGTCATCGGCACCGTGACCGCGATCGAAAACGATCTCGCCGTCATCGACGTCGGCCTCAAGAGCGAAGGCCGCGTTCCGCTGCGTGAATTCGCCGCCCCCGGCCAGAAGGCCGAATTGAAGGTCGGCGACCAGGTCGAAGTGTTCGTCGACCGCGTCGAGAATTCGCAGGGCGAAGCGATGCTCAGCCGCGACCGTGCCCGCCGCGAAGCCGCGTGGGACAAGCTCGAAGGCGAGTTCGCCGAAGAGAAGCGCGTCGAAGGTGTCATCTTCGGCCGCGTCAAGGGTGGTTTCACCGTCGATCTCGGCGGCGCCGTGGCCTTCCTTCCGGGCAGCCAGGTCGACATTCGTCCGGTTCGCGACGTGCAGCCGCTGATGGACATCCCGCAGCCGTTCCAGATCCTCAAGATGGATCGCCGCCGCGGCAACATCGTCGTGTCGCGCCGCGCCATCCTCGAGGAAACCCGCGCCGAGCAGCGTTCGGGCCTGATCCAGAGCCTGGCCGAAGGTCAGGTCATCGAGGGCGTGGTCAAGAACATCACCGATTACGGTGCGTTCGTCGACCTCGGCGGCATCGACGGCCTGCTGCACGTCACCGACATCAGCTACAAGCGCGTCAATCACCCCTCGGAAGTGCTGGAAATCGGCGCCACCGTGAAGGTGCAGATCATCCGCATCAACCGCGAGACCCAGCGCATCAGCCTCGGCATGAAGCAGCTAGAGAGCGATCCGTGGGAGGGCGCCCAGGCCAAGTATCCGGTCGACGGCGTGTTCCAGGGCCGTGTTACGAACATCACCGAATATGGTGCGTTCGTTGAGCTGGAGCCGGGCATCGAAGGCCTTGTCCACGTGTCCGAGATGAGCTGGACCAAGAAGAACGTCCACCCGGGCAAGATCGTCTCGACCAGCCAGGAAGTCGAAGTCAAGATTCTCGAGGTCGATGACGAAAAGCGTCGCATCAGCCTTGGCCTTAAGCAGGCCCAGACCAACCCGTGGAACGACTTCGCCGAGAAGCACCCGGTCGGCAGCCAGGTCGAAGGCGAAGTCAAGAACGCGACCGAATTCGGCCTGTTCATCGGCCTGGACGGCGACGTCGACGGCATGGTCCACATGTCGGACATCGCCTGGGGCGTGTCGGGCGAGGAAGCGCTGGCGCTTCATCACAAGGGCGAGACGGTTCAGGCCGTGGTCCTCGACGTCGACGTCGAGAAGGAGCGCATCAGCCTCGGCATGAAGCAGCTTGAGCGTGGCGGCGTGGTTGCCGGCGGCGCGACCGGCGGCGACAGCACCCGCAAGGGCGAGGTCAAGACCGTGACCGTGCTCGAAGTCATGGACGGTGGTCTCACCGTCCAGGTCGGCGACGATGGGCCCACCGGCTTCATCAAGCGCTCGGACCTCGGCCGCGACCGCGACGAGCAGCGTCCGGAGCGCTTCCAGGTCGGGCAGAAGTTCGACGCCCAGGTCACCGGTACCGACCGCAGCAAGAAGCCGACCTTCTCGATCAAGGCGATGCAGATCTCCGAAGAGAAGCAGGCGGTTGCCCAGTACGGTTCGTCCGACTCGGGTGCCTCGCTCGGCGACATCCTCGGTGCCGCTCTCGAGCGCGCCAACAAGAAGTAA